One window from the genome of Paramisgurnus dabryanus chromosome 20, PD_genome_1.1, whole genome shotgun sequence encodes:
- the LOC135787292 gene encoding NFU1 iron-sulfur cluster scaffold homolog, mitochondrial: protein MAAPIRWSLMCFLRSQSFAQTFRLLGNERSQCFWTAQNHRIKSQQHQSKAFSVRNLSISTQDTPNPRSLKFLPGKPVLGTGTQDFPTSDSAESSPLAKDLFQIEGIKSVFYGPDFITLTKVDDDIEWTDIKRHAVEVITNFFESGEHIKAGVTHAESTVTEDDDEVVSMIKELLDTRIRPTVQEDGGDVIFKGFENGTVKLKLVGSCTGCPSSTITLKNGIQNMLQFYVPEVDNVEQVEDEVDDINKKVFAELEQKLQD, encoded by the exons ATTGTTAGGAAATGAAAGAAGTCAGTGCTTTTGGACTGCCCAAAATCACAGAATAAAGTCTCAACAGcatcaaagcaaagcattttcAG TGCGAAATCTTTCAATTTCAACTCAGGACACACCAAATCCTAGAAGTTTAAAGTTTCTTCCTGGTAAGCCTGTATTGGGGACAGGAACTCAAGATTTTCCCACTTCAGACTCAGCTGAGAGTTCACCTTTAGCCAA AGATCTTTTTCAAATTGAAGGCATAAAAAGTGTGTTTTATGGCCCCGATTTTATCACCCTGACTAAG GTAGATGATGACATTGAATGGACGGACATTAAAAGACATGCAGTTGAGGTCATCACTAACTTCTTTGAAAGCGGAGAGCACATCAAAGCAGGAGTAACACATGCTGAGAGCA CTGTCACAGAAGATGATGATGAAGTTGTCTCCATGATCAAGGAGCTTTTAGATACACGAATCAG ACCTACAGTACAGGAGGATGGTGGTGATGTCATATTTAAAGGCTTTGAGAATGGCACAGTAAAGCTAAAGCTGGTTGGCTCCTGCACAGGCTGCCCAAGCTCCAcaattaccttaaaaaatggcatccaGAACATGCTGCAGTTTTATGTACCTGAGGTAGACAATGTAGAACAG GTGGAGGATGAAGTGGATGACATCAACAAAAAAGTGTTTGCAGAACTGGAGCAGAAACTGCAAGATTAA